The Ipomoea triloba cultivar NCNSP0323 chromosome 13, ASM357664v1 genomic interval AATTTCAAcctttttcataaataaattgaaggtacataatatattaaccgcaagtatataatttattaactatagatacataatatgttaattgtaataattgtaatatgtacataatttattaactgtatgtacataatattttaattataataattacataatttattaactaaatgtatataatactttaacaaAATCTATATAATTTGAACGTCATTTTAGACCACTGCACTAAGGTCCACAATATGtggtggaccttggtccatggtataacaattgttttttttgaaaactggtataacaattgttattTAAGTCATGTAatgtaattttctcaaaaaaaaaagtcatgtaATGTAATAGCCATATTTTTAGGCCAAGGTCCAATAACTCAGTCAACTGTTTTACGGATTTACCCCACATtttgttttctatatttttaaaatgagtttTACAACATCTACTCCCGCCCAATTTTTACTTTtccaattttactttttatatggCAGacattgataaattatttttttcatgtggATCTCAATAAAAGTGTTTGGATCACAAATTTAAGTTGTGGGAGTagaattaaagttgcaatagtacagttataccatggactcgaGTTCACCATACAAGGTAGACTCGTCACAATTTAGatattgaatattcattatgtaaattgtgaacattcaatattcaatatataaattgtgaacattcagtatgtaaatggtGTATTTTGGGCTCAgctccaccttgcaaggtggacttgggtccacagaataatttgcatCCCTTgggagtagaaaatgagaggaCACTTAATTTTATAGCTGTAGCCTAAGGTTTCCACCATCGGATACAGTGACTAACCCTTCTCGCTGGATTGTAGGCACTTCTATTGGATGGGACAGCTGGCCTAGAGCCCTAGAGATTTAAGACTGCTCCATAGGAGTCCacttaatatttttcttttaaaattatttttttctctctcttttctcatttttctttcctAGATTGATGAGTGTCCCCAATGAGTAGTACTACATCcacttttactttttacttcATGATAAAGTGTCATGctttgattgatttaaaataaaataggtCATTGACTCAGTTTTTATTCATTCAATTTTCTTTActcaataaaatttatacatgtGACAGAAGTTATACTCCATGTAAAAACATCTATCATTTTTCGTCCCAAATCcgaatcaaaatttttatttaagtaTTGGAAGAAAATATCCAATAACAAGACATGTCTGATCTACAGAAACCATGACGGCATGCTAAACGCTATCTGGTAAACAACATATCAAGCTATCCACTATAAGACAAAATGAATTGATAGAGCACTATATATAGCCATATAGGGTCTATATATACATCACAttcgctatatatatatatatatatatatatagaggaagataaaaaaaaataaataaataaaaaagagaataaaaaaattagaacatGAGTGGCCTCCATGAACTTATAACCGTGAGACTCTTCATGAGTCCGAACTAGCTATATAACTGGGAAAATATTACTTGGAATCCTTAATTTTAGTCTAAATTTTTACTTTCtcacttaaattttttatatagatGTTTTTCTTGAGATCCACAAATTGAAGGGTAAAATTCATATGATTGAGATGGAATGTGACAGATTgaaagtcattttgtatgtaatcagctatcaactaacaactagtttaccaaacatctttctacaatcacttaattttatcaactagtcaaacttacTAATCCAATTAGTTAACAACTATTTACAAAACACCCACaatctttttttaatatataaatataaataataataataataataataataataataataataataagagttttATCACTATATATAAGCTATTTAATCATGCATTCTTATTTCAATGTAACTACTCTTCACACTATATCGAAGCTAGCTCAGAGTTCTCTAAACTTCTCAAGAGTCGACAATATACTTAGCTATCAGTTCACCATATGCCAGTATTAATACCTTTACCAAAGTTAGCAACAATTGTAGCAAAGTATGTGCCTATGTTGTCAACAAGCAAGTATATATTTATGTCCAACACCGAcagtaaaataaatttatttcataataatataagatAAACACATCCTAAATTTCAAGCGTAGAATCAACTTTCATAActatatttaacacatttatGTGTGTAATTTTTTACCCacactaaaattaaattttgactgCATCCCTACTTTAGCTCGCTTGATAAGAACATCAATGTAACTTAATATTGGTCAAACTTTTAAGTGCCACTAAGTTTCACATAGAACATGCACGATCTCAAGAATTGTTGAATATATGCATGATGTAGTGTCATTGTAACTAAAATATGTAATGTTAATTAACTATGGAATTTCTTAATAGTTTCATTGTTTaatgataatataataattttctatAGGTCCatataaaagtattacgtttttACTTAAAAATATTTCACATTTTATGTGAGACAGTTTCATACAAGACTAACTTAAtgtaaaacaaaaatttatattgtGAGACTTTCTCATCTAagacatgtaatacattttaataaaaatgtaatacttttatgagttcataaaaatttatatatttcttaaaAGTGTTAAATGCTTTAATTACTTAAACCAATCTTACGTACACTGCACAAACCTAACTAAATATAACACAAATTTGTATGAAATCCTCATCTTAATTATATAAGACGTGTTAGTGGAAATTTAATACTtctttttatgaattttttttaaaaaaatattattattattttgttttttttttaaatataatatatttgatgGTTGGCGAAAAGGTTTGTCCTGTTTCCCAAATATGGGTGAACAGTAATTAAACTGAATGAACTTTAACGAGTTAATTCACTCCAACTAGAGAGCCTGCCACTACTGGGACTAATTTATTGCCCTCCCCTATTTGGGAAAAATTTAAGATTAGAGGTGACATATTGATGTAATGTTTGACGAGATAAAGACTtctaattacggagtatttaatatttcaataaattttttttaaaatgcactCTCTCTTTAATTTGCCAAATAATGATATACCGTATccataacaattaaaaaattgagACCTGCCAATAACATTGTAATCTAGTAACACGAAGTAACTCTTCCTATCTTTTGAGACGAGAGCTCTTCTAATGTATCTTGCCCCGCACTCGTCTTGCCAAATCAAGAACcatacacataaaatgggacggatggaatatataattaaggaatataATTATACACACATATGTACACAGTTACACAGAAGCATGTGGTACTGTAACAAAAGATAGATTTGATCACAGACTCTCAgagtatagtatagtatagtgGTAGACAAGGCAGAAGGTGATCTATACAAAGTCACCCACACTTTTTCATTATTCATcaccaaattaattaaacattatatatatatatttaaaaaatgagcaAAAAGACATGAAAGCTGATCTGCAAATCTACCAGCAGGTAGGGTTTGTAGCCAAAATGATATGATAATTTAGAATTACAGAATTCGAAAATGTCACATTAACTATTAgtggaaagaaaaaaacataccGACCATAACCACATGATTGCATTTAATTCATTACTCTGATCTACTACTACAACTCCTACTACTAAATAGACAACTTCAAATATAATCGCACAGCTTATATATAGTGATGAAATTCTACCTTAGATCTGGTGGTGGTGTTTGCGGCGGCGCCGGCTGCTGAGGTGGCGGCGGCTTCTTTCGCTTTTTCTTCTCGTAGCTTATCCCCCGAGCCTTGGACTGGGAGTCCCGGATTTCGCGGAGGTAAAGGCGAACGGCTCGGGAGCCGAAGGGGTTGGCTTCCGGCTTCCCTCCATTTTCCTCGTAAGCAGCGCGGAGCCGGCCGATGAGGGCGTCGAGGCTGCCCCAGGCTTGGCGGAGCGGGCAGGGGCAGGGAGCCGGCGGGTTCGGGTGGCCGAAGAAGGGGCATAGGATGGTGTGAACCTTAGTTTTTCCGAACTGGTCGAGGTAGCGGAGGAATTCTAGGACGTGGGCTCCACTgcagcgagagagagagagcggcGGCCGGTGGTTGCGGAGGTACTGCCCGAACGTGTTCCAGTCACGCCGCTTCTGGTTCTCGTATCGGCTTAACGTTGAAGCCGCCGCCGCAGCGGGCGGAGCCGTAGCTTGAGCCGGGGAGCAGAGTGAAGAAGCGGATGACGTGGCGGAGGAgggaatcatcatcatcatcgttgAGTTTGTGCCGATGAAGGGAACAACGTTTGCTGAATCCATCAATAATGTCCTTTTTGCACCTGTTTCAGTTCTTGGGTTCTTAGTTTTAgctaagaaagaaaagaaacacgctagtgaagaagagtggagttcATGATTAAGGTTTGTTTGGGGAAGATGAAAAGATACACATACAAGGTATGGAGAGACTGAGAGAGAGgtagagagagagggtcaaggcTTAGGTACTTCTACCTTTCATAGCTTAAAGAGAGTGTTTGATCAATCCTAGAAAACCTTGAAAGGGGTTTCATGATGTTTGccttgtttggttggatggctTTTAGGTAATTTTATTATTCCGTATTTCAGAgtgacaaaaaaacaaaacaaaacaaaacaaaacaaaaaacaattctcctaggtacattttttttttaaatttatatttagttttatatacaaaatgtcTAGCTATTAATACGAAGTGGCTCTCCCATACGGGATCATGGATTCGAAACTCAATGGAAACGGTATTGACTCTTAAGGCTTCAATAGattgggttcgagcctcaacgAGACGATAtttactctttgtgcttcaataagttgataAAGTAAGTTTGAGTCTCAATGGGGGCAGGGCGGTATTGACTCTTAGGGCTTTAGTAGGTTGGGTTTGAGCTGCGGTATTGACTCTTAgggcttcagtaggttgggTTTCAGCTTCAATAGGGActgtattgactctttgtgcttcagtaggttgagaaagtggtTCGAGTCTCAATCGGGGtagtattattgactctttgCATTTCGGTAGGAGTTCGAGCATCAATGAGGacgatattgactttttgtacttcagtaggttgagaaaacagctataaacagatactacattataaaaGAGTGAGtatgtagtactaaaaaaaattaaatagatgGAGTTCATTCGGTAATACTAAAGTAATttatatttgggagaagaaaagtaatttatattaattaaaataattaaatataaacaatTTGAATAAATCTTTATAAAttgtactccgtatttgataaataaaataagacgaaagaaatatacttttttttttgtctaacttatttgtgttatttactatacatgcaaaaaataatactccgtacaaGATAATACTCTCTATTTTCTAATTTGTTTATTACATATACTATTTATTGGttgaatttttcttattttgttctttaataatttttattttataatgtttatattcaacttttgttatttaatagAATGTTAATatagttttaaatatataattatatttacaaacattaaattaaatatataatttaacagGTTGAAATAGTTGATAATAAGTGAGCTACTAATGCAACTGCAAGGTCAAAGTATCgatcaattatattattgtttatttgtaCAATGTTAAAAAGTTATGAATTATTTCTTCTCAAAATAAGAACCACACTCATTGAAATTGGATTACTCACAATGGTAGAGATATCAAATATTATacgtaaaaatatatatatagtaaaaatttaaattataaataatttaaatttaatataattatatgtttcaTGCAACCATATTGATGGAGTTGGAGTATTTTCCCCAATAAAGGgaaacatgcaaatatgtaattctgagctagttatatatataaaagattgatattgtatgtattttttattttattttatttttcttaagtGACGTGctctaattgatatatttataaataaattatatttagtaataaaaattttaatatttttctttaacaaaatataagatttgattattatatgaagagatataatttttttttgggacatGAAAAATTTATGGTCATTATTTTAAGATGTTTAATATATAAACCCCACTCTTGTATAATAGTCCACAAATAACATAATGGACGCAAATCTCACTATAAAGGTCTTGTGTGTGATGGAGGATTCGATCGaggaaatataaaatgaaaaatactacttggactTTCAAGTTCTACTCCTTACTTTTACTGATtcacacaaaagtttgatgttgacagTTTTCTTAGGACCCACATGATGAATATAACCTATTATATCTTGTCACGTCAGGGAGTAAATTTAAGAGAGTAAAAAATGGAAGTCCAtactataaaattaattttagtattatgaTATAATAGTGTTTTTGTGAAAATTGAAAGAAGTCAGCAGAGTACGTATTCCGGATAGCGATAGATATGGATACGATAGGTAGATAGATGGAGACACCAAAAAAGTTTTGCCTATCTAAATTCAATTACGTAATCTAaagggaaaataattttttatattaaaaaaaacagcGCGAATAATTATGATTTTGTGTCCTCGCAAATCCACCTTTAGGCTGATTGGAAACGCATCCTTCCATTTCAAACATACTCCATAGTCCATATTACTTTACTTTTTTGAGTAGTGTTGATTTAGGTTGTCcctaaaatagtaaaattaaggttACTAACAAAATGTGATATACTTTCGTTTGATTTAAATTGTCTCTAATAGTATCTTTCATAACTCGTTTTCTTTCCTCTCATGTAAataacattttcatttctccTAATTTTCACCCATCCAAATATAATGCAGCCTAACATtggtatatgtgtgtgtatatatagtatgtattgAGAATTAGGATGGTGAAATTTTACTATATCTATAAAAATGGAAGAATTACAACTTGTGTAAACAATCATGGGTACTGAAATATCAATGAATGGGAGCAAAAGTTTAAACAATTTCGAAACATGGTAAAAATAATTGTGTCACAATGTTAATTGATACGATGCTAAGTTAATATACAATGTTAATTGTTTTTAGAAAAATTGTAAAGGCCAAACTAGattaaaatcaaaacaaatttcacatatatagtAAACCAATAAATCAAAAGATACATGTATACAAGCAATAGAGTTTGTCAAAATGGAAGGCTAATTTTGACAGAAAACTTAACAGTAAAGAAGAGTTAACTCGGAAGAGATGTTTTGGCTGAAATTTAACCAAACGGAAGAACTGCTAGCACAAACATATAGCTTAGCTTATACAAAAAATCTTGcacaaaaagaaataagaagATTCATCTTAGTAGAAAAGTCAAACTTGTGACAACAATCAGAAGATATTCATGCTATAAAAAGGTTTACTCTAGGAGAAGATTTTTAATATGAAGATGTTCACTCTTAGAAGATGTTTTTAATCAAAAGTTCACTCTCGAAAGAGATTCTTAATTAGAAGAGATTTTCCCTTCAAGAGtttattttgcaaaaaatgttTTACTTCATAAAAAGGTTTAAGTATAACATCATGCATAACACTTCATTAAACGAAAGAGACTTTCAATAGAAGATAGAGATACTCATAAG includes:
- the LOC116001695 gene encoding protein LIGHT-DEPENDENT SHORT HYPOCOTYLS 4-like, with translation MDSANVVPFIGTNSTMMMMIPSSATSSASSLCSPAQATAPPAAAAASTLSRYENQKRRDWNTFGQYLRNHRPPLSLSRCSGAHVLEFLRYLDQFGKTKVHTILCPFFGHPNPPAPCPCPLRQAWGSLDALIGRLRAAYEENGGKPEANPFGSRAVRLYLREIRDSQSKARGISYEKKKRKKPPPPQQPAPPQTPPPDLR